The nucleotide window AACATCGAGCCAAGAGAGCGGATTTGCCGCGAACCATTCAGCATCGAGATGGATCTTGCGCGCGGTGTTGGGCGCTGCAAGGCCAAGGCCCATGATATGGTCGAAGGGTGACCACGACAGGAAGGTTACCGCGTCCCGCGCGTCAGGCACCTTCGCCCACCAGCGTGCCAGGACGGCATCTGCGGTCAACCCCACGAGCTTTGGCTGTGCTGTCGTTCCGGACGTCAGCACCGCAAGCTGCGCACCGCCTTGATTTTCAGAGATCATAGCGATCTCGGCAGGCTGCCTTTCGTTGTTTAATTCGTCGAATTGGAGAATCTTCAATCCCGATGCGGCCGCATCCGGTGTGTCCGTCAGGTCTGGATCATCGGTGAGGATATATCCATCGCTTAGGACCGAGTTCAAAAAGGAGAATATCTCTCTGCGTCGTGTTGCTCCGAACTGCTTGCTTGCGTTTTGGACGAGAGGCACAGCCAAGAGATTGGAGAGAAGCGCAGCCCAAAGCGCGGGAATGAAATTTTCGCTGTTCCGAAGATTGATGACGAGGTCGTCGCCTGCCTTCAGGCCGCGTCGCTGAAGGGCGAGGGCGAGCCGCTTCGCGTTTTGCAGCGTGTCCCGATAGGATATGGTCGAGAGAGTGCCATGTCTTATTGCGTGGACGAACTGGCCTTCGGGAAATCGATCGACCGCGTCGAGGAGGGCGTGAGTCAGTGTGGAATAGGGGACTCGGTTTGCAGGCTCGCCGCGAGAAATGGCGGGTGTCATGGCCGCTGACCAGCCAGATCGGTCAATGAGACGGCGTAGTATCTGCCGATTTTTGCGATCTCCGATGTGGCATTCGATCTTCCGCGGGCTGACTTGTGCCAGTCCGACGCCGAATAATATTGGCTGGGGTAAGTCGTCCATCCAAGCTCAATTGACGCAGGCAGATGTCGCCTTGCCGCCAGGATCGCCCTGCGCAGATGATAATGGATGGTCACAAGAATAGCGGATCTGAGATCGCGGAACTCCGGATGCGTCTCCAGGATTTCCTTGGAGAAGAGCATGTTCTCTTCCGTGTGAGCGGCCCGAGATTCCACGAGAACCGCCCGATCCGGCAGACCCGCCTTCCGTGCGAAGTCGGACATGGCAACCGCCTCGCATTCTCCCAAGTTGCTATTGAAACCGCCGGTGAAAAGAAGAAATCTGGCTTTGCCGGACCGGTATAGCTCAATCGCACGCTCTGCCGGGCGCTGCCAGTCATTCATGCCGAAGACAATCGCGACTTCCGCCTCGATCAGATTGTCTTCGAGAAACAAGCAGCTTCCGATCAGATCGGTATCCATCGGCACGTTCGGAATGCCCATTTCAGATCGAGATCGTCTTGCGAAGGTTGCGCACGCGCGCAACGGATGCTTTCAGATCGTCCATTGTGATGTCTCCGTCTGCCAAACTCTCGGCGATCCATGCAGCGAAAGATGCAGGCAGATCCTGATCGTAGTTCCTACGATTTCTGATGATGAAAAGGTCATTGCCTGCTTTCAATGCCTTGCGAGCGATGCTGGGGCGCTCAAAGCCGTAACCGGCAAGCCCCATGTCGAGATCGTCGGTTAGTGCCACGCCTTCAAAACCGAGCGTACCTCGCAGTATATCCGTCACGACGGTGCGGGAGAGAACGGCAGGCTGACCCTCATAGATCAAATGTCCGCTCATCACCATCACAGCGCTCCTATCGCGAATGAGTTCCCTGAACGGCGAGAGATCTCGATCAGATCGCGATGATGAAACGTCGTCCCGAAGCGCCAGATGGGGGTCGTACCTGGCGCCTCCCTGTCCGGGAAAATGCTTGAGGGAACATAATATTCCAGCCGCGGCAAAGCCTGCCATGAGCGTTCTTGCATAGGTGGTCACAATTTGGGGATCGGTGCTGAAGGCTCTTCCAAAATGACCAACCGCCGGGTTTTGCGGATCATCCAGGTCGACAACCGGCGCCAAATTCAAGTTGAAGCCAAGTCGCGCCAGGGCATGACCGGCCTCTTCGTAGAGGTTTCGCGCCTGGTCGATGGAGTAGTCCTGAGCCATGGTCTTGGCGGACGGCAAGGGGGTGCAGCCATGCGCCGCGACCAGCCTTTGTACGGCTCCGCCCTCATGATCGATCGCCAGGATCGGCTTCTGCGGGGCATTGTCGGAAAAAAGCGCCGTCAGACCAAGTACGTCACTTTTGCTGCCGATGTTGTCTTTGACAAAGATGACCCCTCCAGCGCGGCCGTCGCGTATCTGCCTCGCGAGCAGTTGGGCCGATCTGGAGCTGGCGTCGCGGCCGTCAAACCCGCAGATCAAAATCTGACCCGTGCTGTTCTGCACGTCGGAGTTG belongs to Alphaproteobacteria bacterium and includes:
- a CDS encoding YdcF family protein, giving the protein MGIPNVPMDTDLIGSCLFLEDNLIEAEVAIVFGMNDWQRPAERAIELYRSGKARFLLFTGGFNSNLGECEAVAMSDFARKAGLPDRAVLVESRAAHTEENMLFSKEILETHPEFRDLRSAILVTIHYHLRRAILAARRHLPASIELGWTTYPSQYYSASDWHKSARGRSNATSEIAKIGRYYAVSLTDLAGQRP
- a CDS encoding glycoside hydrolase family 3 protein — protein: MRRRLFLTGMAGAAAVIGATGAFRRPSISANSDVQNSTGQILICGFDGRDASSRSAQLLARQIRDGRAGGVIFVKDNIGSKSDVLGLTALFSDNAPQKPILAIDHEGGAVQRLVAAHGCTPLPSAKTMAQDYSIDQARNLYEEAGHALARLGFNLNLAPVVDLDDPQNPAVGHFGRAFSTDPQIVTTYARTLMAGFAAAGILCSLKHFPGQGGARYDPHLALRDDVSSSRSDRDLSPFRELIRDRSAVMVMSGHLIYEGQPAVLSRTVVTDILRGTLGFEGVALTDDLDMGLAGYGFERPSIARKALKAGNDLFIIRNRRNYDQDLPASFAAWIAESLADGDITMDDLKASVARVRNLRKTISI